The Virgibacillus siamensis genome includes a region encoding these proteins:
- a CDS encoding DUF6220 domain-containing protein, producing the protein MKQNRNRLIQKVFGLLALLFFLGIIIQVFLAGIALFMDIGKWHYHTTFIHYVEFIPLVMLVISFFGGIPTKFRWQCAGLYLLIVIQYITANLAGSVPYLAAFHPIVALLLFLGSLVITRKSLFAINHTKK; encoded by the coding sequence TTGAAACAAAACAGAAACCGTCTGATTCAAAAAGTATTTGGACTGCTTGCACTGCTTTTTTTCCTGGGCATTATCATTCAGGTGTTCCTCGCGGGCATAGCTCTCTTTATGGATATTGGAAAGTGGCATTACCATACAACATTCATTCATTATGTTGAATTTATACCGCTTGTGATGCTTGTCATATCATTCTTTGGCGGGATCCCAACGAAGTTTCGTTGGCAATGTGCTGGATTGTATCTCTTGATTGTCATTCAATATATAACAGCAAATCTCGCGGGAAGTGTACCTTATCTGGCTGCTTTTCACCCTATTGTAGCATTGCTGCTTTTCTTAGGATCACTTGTCATTACACGTAAAAGCCTTTTTGCAATAAATCATACGAAAAAATAG
- a CDS encoding response regulator transcription factor, whose product MKKKILVIEDDQSIAELEQDYLEIEGFAVEIASDGNNGLKAVNALDNDLILLDLMLPGINGFELCKQIRDVTNIPILMVTAKYEDIDKVRGLGLGADDYIVKPFSPSELVARVKAHLAMYERLIQRETPKEEISIRGLQINTAARQVFINGKEIPFTVKEFDLLRFFAEHPNQVFSKEHLFERIWGFDAIGDNATVTVHVKKIRKKIEKDTDNPQYIQTVWGSGYRFKG is encoded by the coding sequence ATGAAGAAGAAGATATTAGTTATTGAGGATGATCAGAGCATTGCTGAACTGGAACAGGATTATCTGGAGATTGAGGGTTTTGCAGTCGAAATTGCTTCGGACGGAAATAACGGACTGAAAGCCGTCAATGCCCTGGATAATGATTTAATTTTGCTTGACCTGATGCTTCCTGGTATAAATGGTTTTGAGTTATGCAAACAAATACGTGATGTAACAAATATTCCCATTCTAATGGTTACTGCCAAATATGAGGATATTGATAAGGTCCGCGGTCTGGGACTGGGAGCAGATGATTATATCGTTAAACCATTCAGTCCAAGTGAATTGGTCGCACGCGTAAAAGCACATCTTGCAATGTATGAACGGCTCATACAACGTGAAACTCCGAAAGAAGAGATTTCCATCCGCGGCCTTCAAATAAATACTGCCGCCCGTCAAGTATTTATCAATGGAAAAGAAATTCCGTTTACGGTAAAGGAATTTGATTTACTCAGATTCTTTGCAGAACACCCCAATCAGGTTTTCTCCAAAGAACATTTATTTGAACGTATTTGGGGGTTCGATGCAATTGGTGACAATGCAACCGTAACTGTTCACGTTAAAAAAATCCGTAAAAAAATTGAAAAGGATACGGATAATCCACAATATATCCAAACTGTTTGGGGATCAGGATACCGCTTTAAAGGATAG